A section of the Streptomyces sp. SCL15-4 genome encodes:
- a CDS encoding bifunctional diguanylate cyclase/phosphodiesterase produces MSGTSEGPTPAADLDRSAVTDSHHTTYHRVFATAPLAMAVVAPEGRVVTANTALGELLGIDADTVVGRAAADLVDLAADPRTRHAYQEVLNGRQTRLRCTRRLKQPGGHSVWAQITVAPLSDGEPGALLSVTDISARRELQAQLRHLQMHDPVTRLPNRTLFFERLTAALEAEPYEQGGTGRIGLCYLDLDGFKAVNDTLGHRVGDRLLSAVAERLTRIADEAGYARTATPLVARLGGDEFALLVEDSTGTEQLADLAESALRALEEPFDLAGQRLSLTASIGVVERHAAGTTATGLMQAADTTLYWAKADGKGRWTLFDPERNAHRMTRQALSSTLRPAIERGEFALEYQPLVAMEDGRLNGVEALIRWHHPQFGTLTPNRFIGLAEEDGSIVQLGRWALTTACRQARRWQLDRPGEPPIFVSVNVAVRQVWDSDLVADVASTLAETGLAPHLLQLELTESAVMGSAGRPLQALQALSDMGVRIAIDDFGTGYSNLAYLSRLPVSTLKLDGSFVRGFQYEEAARDAMPNPADEVVVEAMIQLAHRLGLTVTAECVETSAQASRLRRIGCDTGQGWLYSRPVPPDRISELLGARTYAVGNP; encoded by the coding sequence GTGAGCGGAACGTCCGAAGGGCCGACGCCCGCGGCAGACCTCGACCGGTCAGCCGTCACAGACAGTCACCACACCACCTACCACCGTGTCTTCGCGACCGCCCCGCTCGCCATGGCGGTCGTGGCCCCCGAGGGACGCGTCGTCACCGCCAACACCGCCCTCGGCGAGCTGCTCGGCATCGACGCGGACACGGTCGTCGGGCGGGCCGCCGCCGACCTCGTCGACCTGGCCGCGGACCCCCGCACCCGGCACGCCTACCAGGAGGTGCTGAACGGCCGGCAGACCCGGCTGCGCTGCACCCGCCGGCTCAAGCAGCCCGGCGGGCACTCGGTGTGGGCGCAGATCACCGTGGCCCCGCTGAGCGACGGCGAGCCCGGCGCCCTGCTGTCGGTCACCGACATCAGCGCCCGCCGCGAACTCCAGGCGCAGCTACGGCACTTGCAGATGCACGATCCGGTGACCCGGCTGCCCAACCGCACGCTGTTCTTCGAGCGGCTGACGGCCGCGCTGGAGGCGGAGCCGTACGAACAGGGCGGCACCGGCCGGATCGGCCTGTGCTATCTGGACCTCGACGGCTTCAAGGCGGTCAACGACACCCTCGGCCACCGCGTCGGCGACCGGCTCCTTTCGGCCGTGGCCGAACGCCTGACCCGGATCGCCGACGAGGCCGGCTACGCCCGCACCGCCACCCCCCTGGTGGCCCGGCTCGGCGGTGACGAGTTCGCCCTGCTGGTGGAGGACTCCACCGGCACCGAACAGCTCGCCGACCTCGCCGAGTCCGCGCTGCGCGCCCTGGAGGAACCCTTCGACCTGGCCGGACAGCGGCTGTCGCTGACCGCGTCCATCGGCGTCGTCGAACGGCACGCCGCGGGCACCACGGCCACGGGGCTGATGCAGGCCGCCGATACGACGCTGTACTGGGCGAAGGCCGACGGCAAGGGCCGCTGGACCCTGTTCGACCCCGAGCGAAACGCCCACCGCATGACCCGGCAGGCCCTGTCCTCCACCCTCCGCCCCGCCATCGAACGCGGAGAGTTCGCCCTCGAGTACCAGCCGCTGGTGGCCATGGAGGACGGCCGGCTCAACGGCGTCGAGGCGCTGATCCGCTGGCACCACCCGCAGTTCGGCACGCTCACGCCGAATCGGTTCATCGGACTGGCCGAGGAGGACGGCTCGATCGTGCAGCTCGGCCGCTGGGCGCTGACCACCGCCTGCCGGCAGGCCCGCCGCTGGCAGCTCGACCGTCCCGGCGAACCGCCCATCTTCGTCAGCGTCAACGTGGCCGTGCGGCAGGTGTGGGACTCCGACCTGGTGGCCGACGTCGCCTCGACCCTCGCCGAGACCGGGCTCGCGCCGCACCTGCTCCAGCTGGAGCTGACCGAGTCCGCGGTGATGGGCTCGGCGGGCCGCCCGCTCCAGGCCCTGCAGGCGCTCAGCGACATGGGGGTGCGCATCGCCATCGACGACTTCGGCACCGGCTACTCCAACCTCGCCTACCTGAGCCGTCTTCCGGTCTCCACGCTGAAGCTGGACGGCTCCTTCGTCCGGGGCTTCCAGTACGAGGAGGCCGCCAGGGACGCCATGCCGAACCCGGCCGACGAGGTCGTCGTGGAGGCGATGATCCAGCTCGCCCACCGGCTCGGCCTCACGGTCACCGCGGAGTGCGTGGAGACCTCGGCCCAGGCCAGCCGGCTGCGCCGGATCGGCTGCGACACCGGGCAGGGCTGGCTGTACTCCCGCCCGGTGCCGCCGGATCGTATCTCCGAGCTGCTCGGGGCGCGGACCTACGCGGTCGGCAATCCGTAG
- the ehuC gene encoding ectoine/hydroxyectoine ABC transporter permease subunit EhuC: MTAGLWKIVLQGVGVTLQLLVYSALLAAVVSFVAGAARTHRSRLVRFVAGLYTEVFRGISALVMIFWVFFVLPVAFGWQLVPMWAGTLALGLTYGAYGAEIVRGALVAVDPAQREGGIALGFSPWQRLRLVLLPQAVPEMIPSFSNLLVELLKGTALVSITGMGDLAFSGNLVRLALQQSGQIYGYLLLIYFVIAFLLTRGMRGLERRLKAGVAR, encoded by the coding sequence ATGACCGCGGGACTGTGGAAAATCGTCCTCCAGGGAGTGGGCGTCACCCTCCAGTTGCTGGTGTACAGCGCGCTGCTGGCCGCCGTGGTGTCCTTCGTGGCCGGCGCCGCGCGCACCCACCGGTCGCGGCTGGTCCGCTTCGTCGCGGGCCTGTACACCGAGGTGTTCCGGGGCATCTCGGCGCTGGTGATGATCTTCTGGGTGTTCTTCGTGCTGCCGGTCGCCTTCGGCTGGCAGCTGGTGCCGATGTGGGCGGGCACGCTCGCGCTGGGCCTGACCTACGGCGCGTACGGCGCGGAGATCGTGCGCGGCGCGCTGGTGGCGGTGGACCCGGCGCAGCGCGAGGGCGGGATCGCGCTCGGCTTCTCGCCCTGGCAGCGGCTGCGGCTGGTGCTGCTGCCGCAGGCGGTGCCGGAGATGATCCCGTCCTTCTCCAATCTGCTGGTCGAGCTGCTCAAGGGCACCGCGCTGGTGTCCATCACCGGCATGGGCGACCTGGCGTTCAGCGGCAACCTGGTCCGGCTCGCCCTCCAGCAGAGCGGCCAGATCTACGGGTATCTGCTGCTCATCTACTTCGTGATCGC
- the ehuB gene encoding ectoine/hydroxyectoine ABC transporter substrate-binding protein EhuB, with product MAAPRGIDAHTIRPERRHTRRSVLAGLAAFGALGAAGCTRVASASGTDGGDLLQRLRAQGVVRLGIAGEIPFGYIDRDGKLTGEAPELAKVIFKRLGVDRVQPVPTEFGSLIPGLHAQQFDVVAAGMYVTPDRCEQVIFADPDYQMPDAFVVRKGNPLGLRTYADALRRHAKIATGTGYAQIQHAVEAGFEEGDLVIVPDQVAGLNAVESGRVDLFAATAVTARLVARGSAKAESTRPFVALVDGRPKADGGAFAFRPAETRLRDAFNAELHKLRASGELYRIMRPFGFTKAEMTTLTAKELCRR from the coding sequence ATGGCTGCACCACGTGGGATTGACGCACACACCATACGGCCGGAACGCAGGCACACCCGGCGCTCCGTGCTCGCGGGCCTCGCGGCGTTCGGCGCGCTGGGCGCGGCGGGCTGTACGCGGGTGGCGTCGGCGTCCGGCACGGACGGCGGCGATCTGCTTCAGCGGCTGCGCGCCCAGGGTGTCGTCCGGCTCGGCATCGCCGGCGAGATCCCCTTCGGGTACATCGACCGGGACGGCAAGCTCACCGGCGAGGCGCCCGAGCTGGCCAAGGTGATCTTCAAGCGGCTCGGGGTGGACCGGGTGCAGCCGGTGCCGACCGAGTTCGGCTCGCTGATCCCGGGACTGCACGCGCAGCAGTTCGACGTGGTGGCCGCCGGGATGTACGTCACCCCGGACCGCTGCGAGCAGGTGATCTTCGCGGACCCCGATTACCAGATGCCGGACGCCTTCGTCGTCCGCAAGGGCAATCCGCTCGGGCTGCGCACCTACGCGGACGCGCTGCGCCGGCACGCGAAGATCGCCACCGGGACCGGGTACGCGCAGATCCAGCACGCCGTGGAGGCGGGCTTCGAGGAGGGCGACCTGGTCATCGTCCCGGACCAGGTGGCCGGGCTGAACGCGGTGGAGTCCGGGCGGGTCGACCTGTTCGCGGCCACGGCCGTCACCGCGCGGCTGGTCGCGCGGGGCTCCGCCAAGGCCGAGTCGACCAGGCCGTTCGTCGCGCTCGTGGACGGCAGACCCAAGGCCGACGGCGGCGCGTTCGCGTTCCGGCCGGCCGAGACCCGGCTGCGGGACGCCTTCAACGCCGAGCTGCACAAGCTGCGCGCGAGCGGGGAGCTGTACCGGATCATGCGGCCCTTCGGCTTCACCAAGGCGGAGATGACGACCCTGACCGCGAAGGAGCTGTGCCGCCGATGA
- a CDS encoding M6 family metalloprotease domain-containing protein, whose amino-acid sequence MSVPKLRSTAAVFTTMSALAATSILTGPSAAEPFSTAPCALHRTEAHHSEGVDTWNAGYPRPAGTLDALLVFLSFPDSAPRTTPAELTADHFPATSRFYAQSSYGKTTLRAHPLKRWLRMPRPSTSYAMRRDWDAEDRAAYLRDAFAVADREVDFSRYQVVYLIADPDAPGVDSDATKVVNLDTPLRADGTDVRRVVTVFEHHPPDRLVLAHETGHVFDLPDLYHRPADGKGDWDTHVGDWDLMGSQFGLAPDLLGWHKWRLGWLDPRQVVCVRGAAPARLTLEPLSAGPGPAGAAFGLGHGVKLAVVRTGPDSALAFEARGPAGADRAACRQGILVYRVRGGAASGDGPVRVVDAHPDTEACWENSVYPPLADAPVFLGESFTVPGEGVRVEAEGRTASGAWTVTITPGVRG is encoded by the coding sequence ATGTCCGTGCCCAAGCTGCGCAGCACCGCGGCCGTGTTCACCACGATGTCGGCGCTCGCCGCGACCTCGATCCTCACCGGCCCCTCGGCGGCCGAGCCCTTCTCCACGGCCCCCTGCGCGCTGCACCGCACCGAGGCCCACCACTCGGAGGGCGTGGACACCTGGAACGCCGGCTATCCCCGCCCGGCCGGCACCCTCGACGCACTGCTGGTCTTCCTGTCCTTCCCCGATTCCGCCCCGCGCACCACCCCGGCCGAGCTGACGGCCGACCACTTCCCCGCGACCAGCCGCTTCTACGCGCAGTCCTCCTACGGCAAGACCACCCTGCGCGCGCACCCGCTGAAGCGCTGGCTGCGCATGCCGCGCCCGTCGACGTCGTACGCCATGCGGCGGGACTGGGACGCCGAGGACCGGGCCGCGTATCTGCGCGACGCGTTCGCCGTGGCCGACCGGGAGGTCGACTTCTCGCGCTACCAGGTCGTCTATCTGATCGCCGACCCGGACGCGCCCGGTGTCGACTCGGACGCCACGAAGGTGGTGAACCTCGACACGCCCCTGCGGGCGGACGGCACCGACGTCCGCCGGGTCGTCACCGTCTTCGAGCACCACCCGCCGGACCGACTGGTCCTCGCGCACGAGACGGGCCACGTCTTCGACCTGCCCGACCTCTACCACCGCCCGGCCGACGGCAAGGGCGACTGGGACACCCACGTCGGCGACTGGGACCTGATGGGCAGCCAGTTCGGGCTGGCGCCGGATCTGCTCGGCTGGCACAAGTGGCGGCTGGGCTGGCTGGACCCGCGCCAGGTGGTGTGCGTGCGCGGTGCCGCGCCGGCCCGGCTCACCCTGGAGCCGCTGTCCGCCGGGCCGGGCCCCGCGGGGGCCGCCTTCGGCCTCGGGCACGGCGTCAAACTGGCCGTGGTGCGCACGGGCCCGGACAGCGCCCTCGCCTTCGAGGCGCGCGGCCCGGCCGGTGCCGACCGCGCGGCCTGCCGGCAGGGCATCCTGGTCTACCGGGTGCGCGGCGGCGCCGCGTCCGGCGACGGCCCGGTGCGGGTGGTGGACGCCCACCCGGACACCGAGGCCTGCTGGGAGAACTCGGTCTATCCGCCGCTCGCCGACGCCCCGGTCTTCCTCGGCGAGAGCTTCACCGTGCCCGGGGAGGGCGTCCGGGTGGAGGCGGAGGGGAGGACGGCGTCGGGTGCGTGGACAGTGACGATCACGCCGGGGGTGCGCGGCTGA
- a CDS encoding phosphatase PAP2 family protein, with protein MPQTETPGTEVALRSRPRWWTELPLILLVYGCYSAGRLLARGDVAGAVDHGLAILRIEKALHLNAEHPLNRLFTHEAWLGVPADFWYASLHYLVTPAVLVWLFRARAAHYRAARTWLLASTFIGLIGFTLLPTCPPRLLDAGHGFVDTMAQYSSYGWWGGEASAPRGMGGMTNQYAAMPSLHVGWALWCGVMLWRHGGTRLTKVLGVAYPLLTAIVVMGTANHYFLDAVAGVAVMGAGLLLAPALMRAVDRVRTRPARPVAPAATGTGSPIVGAGCQTSAGERIPRQRESRLDPAAGPDAPAADAGEGTPAPAR; from the coding sequence TTGCCGCAGACCGAGACACCGGGCACCGAGGTGGCCCTCCGTTCCCGGCCGCGCTGGTGGACCGAGCTGCCGCTGATCCTGCTGGTCTACGGCTGCTACTCGGCCGGCCGGCTCCTCGCGCGCGGTGACGTCGCCGGCGCCGTCGACCACGGCCTGGCGATCCTGCGCATCGAGAAGGCCCTGCACCTCAACGCCGAGCACCCGCTGAACCGGCTGTTCACCCACGAGGCGTGGCTCGGGGTGCCGGCCGACTTCTGGTACGCCTCGCTGCACTACCTGGTCACGCCCGCCGTCCTGGTGTGGCTCTTCCGCGCGCGGGCCGCGCACTACCGGGCGGCCCGCACCTGGCTGCTCGCGTCCACCTTCATCGGCCTGATCGGCTTCACCCTGCTGCCGACCTGCCCGCCCCGGCTGCTCGACGCCGGCCACGGCTTCGTGGACACCATGGCGCAGTACAGCTCGTACGGCTGGTGGGGCGGCGAGGCCAGCGCCCCGCGCGGCATGGGCGGCATGACCAACCAGTACGCGGCGATGCCGAGCCTGCACGTGGGCTGGGCGCTGTGGTGCGGGGTGATGCTGTGGCGCCACGGCGGCACGCGCCTGACGAAGGTCCTCGGGGTCGCCTACCCGCTGCTGACCGCGATCGTGGTCATGGGCACCGCCAACCACTACTTCCTGGACGCGGTCGCCGGTGTCGCCGTGATGGGCGCCGGTCTCCTGCTGGCACCGGCCCTGATGCGGGCCGTGGACCGGGTCCGCACCCGGCCGGCGCGCCCCGTCGCACCGGCCGCGACGGGCACGGGCTCCCCGATTGTCGGTGCCGGATGCCAGACTTCGGCGGGTGAGCGAATTCCACGGCAGCGCGAGTCGCGGCTCGACCCCGCGGCCGGACCGGACGCCCCCGCCGCCGACGCGGGCGAAGGGACTCCGGCACCGGCTCGCTGA
- a CDS encoding bifunctional DNA primase/polymerase, translating to MTTSAPNVTCVGPGAVAWLASAGAHPRSTLALWRERPDAPVVLPCGTVFDVVSAPVVFGRRMLDRLWGAGSRPGPVAVFRGRTLLFAAPGTAQRLPSLLAWEEWGSRRARAVPPLLCHGPGDAVTVPPLAPPSCDDTPGAARWLVAPDGRHPWLPGPEVLLWAAVGAARSAARPSISPHRDQGANVYDVSRRR from the coding sequence ATGACGACCAGTGCCCCGAACGTCACCTGTGTCGGCCCCGGCGCCGTCGCCTGGCTCGCCTCGGCGGGAGCCCATCCGCGCAGCACCCTCGCGCTGTGGCGGGAGCGCCCGGACGCCCCGGTGGTGCTGCCCTGCGGCACCGTCTTCGACGTGGTCAGTGCCCCGGTGGTGTTCGGGCGCCGCATGCTGGACCGGCTGTGGGGCGCGGGGTCGCGGCCGGGTCCGGTCGCGGTGTTCCGGGGCCGGACGCTGCTCTTCGCCGCTCCCGGCACCGCTCAGCGGCTGCCCTCCCTGCTGGCCTGGGAGGAGTGGGGCTCGCGGCGGGCGCGGGCGGTGCCGCCGCTGCTGTGCCACGGCCCGGGCGACGCCGTGACCGTGCCGCCCCTGGCCCCGCCGAGCTGCGACGACACCCCCGGCGCCGCCCGCTGGCTGGTCGCCCCGGACGGCCGGCATCCGTGGCTGCCGGGCCCGGAGGTGCTGCTCTGGGCCGCCGTCGGGGCCGCCCGGTCCGCCGCCCGGCCGTCGATTTCTCCTCATCGCGACCAGGGTGCTAATGTCTACGACGTCAGCAGGCGCCGCTAG
- a CDS encoding decarboxylase, producing MTALGLLYPGHSAEDDYPRIEQLLGSDIRVDLVHTGPGEDTHRVAAPREPGSAELLAEGVEALRLAGVETVVWAGTGGFTHGWDGAQEQVRTLARLAGMPASATSFGFVHAALEMGVRRVAVGTAWPEDVTGPFADFLRAGGLEVTGLRSSGAASPAEVAAWDEEDVLTLARAADTPDAQAVLLPDTALHTAAHLGLLEKALSKPVLTASQVTVWEGLRLADRRVNAPTLGSLFTREPLVQA from the coding sequence ATGACCGCACTCGGACTCCTCTACCCGGGCCACTCCGCCGAGGACGACTACCCACGCATCGAGCAGCTCCTGGGCAGCGACATCCGGGTGGACCTCGTCCACACCGGCCCCGGCGAGGACACGCACCGGGTGGCCGCGCCGCGCGAGCCGGGCTCCGCCGAGTTGCTCGCCGAGGGAGTCGAGGCGCTGCGGCTGGCCGGGGTCGAGACCGTGGTGTGGGCGGGCACCGGCGGCTTCACGCACGGCTGGGACGGCGCCCAGGAACAGGTGCGGACCCTCGCCCGGCTGGCCGGGATGCCGGCCTCCGCCACCTCCTTCGGCTTCGTCCACGCGGCCCTGGAGATGGGCGTACGCCGGGTCGCCGTCGGCACGGCCTGGCCCGAGGACGTCACCGGGCCGTTCGCGGACTTCCTGCGGGCCGGCGGCCTGGAGGTGACCGGCCTGCGCTCCTCGGGGGCCGCCTCTCCGGCCGAGGTCGCCGCCTGGGACGAGGAGGACGTGCTCACGCTGGCGCGCGCGGCCGACACCCCCGACGCCCAGGCCGTCCTGCTGCCGGACACCGCCCTGCACACCGCCGCCCACCTGGGCCTGCTGGAGAAGGCCCTCTCCAAGCCGGTCCTCACCGCCAGCCAGGTCACGGTCTGGGAAGGGCTCAGGCTGGCGGACCGCCGGGTGAACGCGCCGACCCTGGGCAGCCTGTTCACCCGGGAGCCGCTGGTGCAGGCATAG
- a CDS encoding D-2-hydroxyacid dehydrogenase produces the protein MTPSPPTVLVLDADPPPRLGRLTGRARIVRTDAARLAQRLPAADVLLVWDFTSHAVREAWPGGGPRPRWVHTASAGVDHLMCPELTASGTVVTNARGIFEQPVAEYVAALVLAVAKDLPRTLADQRERTWRHRETRRVAGTHACVVGSGPVGRAIVRALKALGVTTALVGRRPRTGIHGPDDLDRLISRADWVIAAAPLTDRTYRMFDTRRFGVMQPSAFFVNVGRGALVDEEALARALRSRWIAGAALDGFAAEPLPGDSPLWELPGLIVSPHMSGDTFGWRDELSAQFVELYERWAAGRTLPNVVDKTRGYVPGH, from the coding sequence ATGACGCCGTCGCCGCCCACCGTGCTGGTTCTCGACGCCGATCCGCCGCCCCGGCTCGGCCGGCTCACCGGACGTGCCCGGATCGTGCGCACGGACGCGGCGCGTCTGGCGCAGCGGCTGCCGGCCGCGGATGTGCTGCTGGTGTGGGACTTCACCTCGCACGCGGTGCGCGAGGCATGGCCGGGCGGCGGTCCGCGGCCGCGCTGGGTGCACACGGCGAGCGCCGGCGTGGACCATCTGATGTGCCCGGAGCTGACCGCGTCCGGGACGGTGGTGACCAACGCGCGCGGGATCTTCGAGCAGCCGGTGGCCGAGTACGTGGCGGCCCTGGTGCTGGCGGTCGCCAAGGACCTGCCGCGCACCCTGGCCGACCAGCGGGAGCGGACCTGGCGGCACCGGGAGACCCGGCGGGTGGCGGGCACGCACGCGTGCGTGGTCGGCTCGGGCCCGGTCGGGCGGGCCATAGTGCGGGCGCTGAAGGCGCTGGGGGTGACGACGGCGCTGGTCGGGCGGAGGCCGCGGACCGGGATACACGGCCCGGACGACCTGGACCGGCTGATCTCCCGCGCGGACTGGGTGATCGCGGCGGCTCCGCTGACCGACCGGACGTACCGCATGTTCGACACGCGCCGGTTCGGAGTGATGCAGCCCTCGGCGTTCTTCGTGAACGTCGGCCGGGGCGCGCTGGTGGACGAGGAGGCCCTCGCCCGGGCGCTCCGCAGTCGCTGGATCGCGGGCGCGGCGCTGGACGGGTTCGCCGCCGAACCGCTGCCCGGGGACAGCCCGCTGTGGGAGCTGCCGGGGCTGATCGTGTCCCCGCACATGAGCGGGGACACCTTCGGGTGGCGTGACGAACTGAGCGCGCAGTTCGTGGAGTTGTACGAGCGGTGGGCGGCGGGCAGGACCCTGCCGAACGTGGTCGACAAGACGCGCGGTTACGTGCCCGGTCACTGA
- a CDS encoding AAA domain-containing protein, which produces MTTVDVDPGTAAGRATEAILHDTLHGTERGVVVDSPPGAGKSTLVVRAALELAAAGRPLMVVAQTNAQVDDLVLRLAEKNPELPVGRLHSSDADAYDKALDDLPQVRTSAKAAELTGLPVVLSTAAKWAHVKVDEPWRHAIVDEAYQMRSDSLLAVAGLFERALFVGDPGQLDPFSIVAGEQWAGLSYDPSASAVTTLLAHNPGLPQHRLPVSWRLPASAAPLVSDAFYPYTPFRSGTAHGDRRLAFAVPSDGSGPDRVIDEAAESGWGLLELPARHTPRTDPEAVRAVAMVVRRLLDRGGAATSERSPDPTPLTAGRVAVGTAHRDQAAAVRAALAELGVRDVTVDTANRLQGREYDVTVVLHPLSGRPDATAFHLETGRLCVLASRHRHACIMVCRAGVPALLDDYPATEPVRLGTLVKFPDGWEANHAVLSHLAEHRVVWRP; this is translated from the coding sequence GTGACCACCGTCGACGTCGATCCCGGCACCGCGGCCGGCCGCGCCACCGAGGCGATCCTGCACGACACGCTGCACGGCACCGAACGGGGTGTGGTGGTGGACTCCCCGCCGGGCGCCGGCAAGTCGACGCTGGTGGTCCGCGCGGCCCTGGAACTCGCCGCGGCGGGCCGCCCGCTGATGGTGGTGGCGCAGACGAACGCCCAGGTCGACGACCTGGTCCTGCGCCTGGCCGAGAAGAACCCGGAGCTGCCCGTCGGACGGCTGCACAGCAGCGACGCCGACGCCTACGACAAGGCGCTGGACGATCTGCCGCAGGTGCGTACGTCGGCGAAGGCGGCCGAGCTGACCGGACTGCCGGTCGTGCTGTCCACCGCCGCGAAGTGGGCGCACGTGAAGGTGGACGAGCCGTGGCGGCACGCGATCGTGGACGAGGCGTACCAGATGCGCTCCGACTCCCTGCTCGCCGTGGCCGGCCTGTTCGAACGGGCGCTGTTCGTCGGCGACCCGGGCCAGCTCGATCCGTTCTCCATCGTGGCCGGTGAGCAGTGGGCGGGCCTGTCGTACGATCCGTCGGCGTCGGCGGTCACCACGCTGCTGGCGCACAACCCGGGCCTGCCCCAGCACCGGCTGCCGGTCTCCTGGCGGCTGCCGGCCTCGGCGGCGCCGCTGGTCTCGGACGCGTTCTACCCGTACACGCCGTTCCGCAGCGGCACGGCCCACGGCGACCGCCGGCTCGCCTTCGCCGTGCCCTCGGACGGCTCCGGACCGGACCGGGTGATCGACGAGGCCGCGGAGTCCGGCTGGGGCCTGCTGGAGCTGCCCGCCCGGCACACTCCGCGCACGGACCCGGAGGCGGTGCGGGCGGTGGCGATGGTGGTCCGCCGCCTCCTGGACCGGGGCGGCGCGGCGACCTCGGAACGCTCCCCGGACCCCACGCCGCTGACCGCCGGCCGCGTCGCCGTGGGCACGGCCCACCGCGACCAGGCGGCGGCGGTCCGGGCGGCCCTGGCCGAGCTGGGCGTCCGGGACGTCACGGTCGACACCGCGAACCGGCTCCAGGGCCGGGAGTACGACGTGACGGTCGTCCTGCACCCGCTCTCCGGCCGCCCCGACGCCACGGCGTTCCACCTGGAGACGGGCCGCCTGTGCGTCCTGGCCTCCCGGCACCGCCACGCCTGCATCATGGTCTGCCGGGCCGGCGTCCCCGCCCTCCTGGACGACTACCCGGCCACGGAACCGGTCCGGCTGGGCACGCTGGTGAAGTTTCCCGACGGCTGGGAGGCCAACCACGCGGTGCTGTCCCACCTGGCCGAACACCGGGTGGTCTGGCGGCCCTGA
- a CDS encoding LLM class flavin-dependent oxidoreductase: MAADEVDEIRGVRRGDAPVPLSVLDLATVGAGSTATDALRTSVALARLTESRGFHRYWVAEHHSMPGVASSSPAVILAHLAAHTDRIRLGSGGVMLPNHAPLVIAEQFGTLEALAPGRIDLGLGRAPGTDGATAAALRRSDTLNEGADDFPQQLAELTRFLDDDFPDGHPYRRIHAIPGPVQGTSPGGVQSPHRPPVWLLGSSGFSARLAGLLGLPFAFAHHFSAQNTIPALDLYRETFRPSAVLAEPYALIGVSALATDDEREARRQTRAMALNMLRLRTGRPGLFPDPAEAEGYELGAMEEEFITSWTANVVHGTADEVRVGLDGLRKRTGADELMLTSHAHRGEVRLRSYELIADAYGLPTA, encoded by the coding sequence GTGGCGGCAGACGAGGTAGACGAGATCAGGGGTGTCAGGCGCGGCGACGCACCCGTGCCCCTCTCCGTGCTGGACCTGGCGACGGTCGGCGCGGGCAGTACCGCCACCGACGCCCTGCGCACCAGTGTCGCGCTCGCCCGGCTCACGGAGTCCCGCGGCTTCCACCGGTACTGGGTCGCCGAGCACCACTCCATGCCCGGCGTGGCCTCCTCCTCCCCCGCCGTGATCCTCGCCCACCTCGCCGCCCACACCGACCGCATCCGGCTCGGCTCGGGCGGTGTCATGCTGCCCAACCACGCCCCGCTGGTGATCGCGGAGCAGTTCGGCACGCTGGAGGCGCTCGCGCCGGGCCGGATCGACCTCGGGCTCGGCCGGGCGCCGGGCACGGACGGCGCCACCGCCGCGGCCCTGCGCCGCAGCGACACCCTGAACGAGGGCGCCGACGACTTCCCGCAGCAGCTCGCCGAGCTGACCCGGTTCCTGGACGACGATTTCCCGGACGGGCACCCGTACCGGCGCATCCACGCGATCCCGGGTCCCGTGCAGGGCACCTCGCCCGGCGGGGTGCAGTCCCCGCACCGGCCGCCCGTCTGGCTGCTCGGGTCCTCCGGGTTCAGCGCCCGGCTGGCCGGTCTGCTCGGTCTGCCGTTCGCGTTCGCGCACCACTTCTCCGCGCAGAACACCATCCCGGCGCTGGACCTGTACCGGGAGACCTTCAGGCCGTCCGCCGTCCTGGCCGAGCCGTACGCCCTCATCGGCGTCTCCGCGCTCGCCACGGACGACGAGCGCGAGGCCCGCCGGCAGACCCGGGCGATGGCGCTGAACATGCTCCGGCTGCGCACCGGCCGGCCGGGCCTGTTCCCCGACCCGGCGGAGGCCGAGGGGTACGAACTCGGCGCGATGGAGGAGGAGTTCATCACCTCCTGGACGGCGAACGTCGTGCACGGCACGGCGGACGAGGTCCGCGTCGGCCTGGACGGCCTGCGCAAGCGCACCGGCGCCGACGAGCTGATGCTCACCTCGCACGCGCACCGCGGCGAGGTGCGGCTGCGCTCCTACGAACTGATCGCGGACGCCTACGGATTGCCGACCGCGTAG